GGCCTTTTGTCAATCTTGATTTTACAGTCTCTGTGTTCTTCTTTTTTTGAAGTCTTCCTCAGCTTCCCTTAGTGCTTCTATGTCATCATCCGTCATAAAAACATCCTCAGTTTATCTCATTCAAAAAATCTTCTCTGCTTACGTCTATCTCATTCAAAATCTTTTTCAATAATCCTCTTCCTATGTCCTTTCCTGAATGGACTGGAACTATAGTTGCTCTTCCAT
The Candidatus Woesearchaeota archaeon DNA segment above includes these coding regions:
- a CDS encoding type II toxin-antitoxin system HicA family toxin; protein product: MKLPLLSAQELIRFLKKKGFEEIRQHGSHKYFKHSDGRATIVPVHSGKDIGRGLLKKILNEIDVSREDFLNEIN